One stretch of Dokdonia sp. Hel_I_53 DNA includes these proteins:
- a CDS encoding aspartate-semialdehyde dehydrogenase, translating into MKIAVVGATGMVGQVMLKVLSERQFPITELIPVASEKSVGKKVNYNDKEYTIASMSDAIAARPDIAIFSAGGATSLEHAPKFAEVGTVVIDNSSAWRMDPTKKLIVPEINASSLTKEDKIIANPNCSTIQMVLTMSPLHKEYGIKRLVISTYQSITGTGVKAVQQLENEYTGTKGEMAYPYPIHRNAIPACDVFEDNGYTKEELKLVNETQKILGDRSIAVTATAVRIPVVGGHSESVNVELHKEFEEKDIRKLLNETPGVTVQDNPDTNTYPMPIYAEGKNDVFVGRIRRDYSQENTLNMWIVSDNLRKGAATNAVQIGEYLIENGLV; encoded by the coding sequence ATGAAAATAGCAGTTGTGGGCGCTACAGGAATGGTAGGTCAAGTAATGTTAAAAGTATTATCAGAACGTCAGTTTCCGATTACAGAATTAATTCCTGTAGCCTCAGAGAAGTCTGTTGGGAAAAAGGTAAACTACAATGATAAAGAATATACCATTGCGTCTATGAGTGACGCTATTGCTGCAAGACCAGATATTGCAATATTTTCTGCTGGAGGAGCGACATCACTCGAACACGCTCCAAAATTTGCCGAAGTAGGAACCGTCGTAATAGACAATTCCTCAGCTTGGCGTATGGATCCAACAAAAAAGCTGATTGTTCCAGAAATTAACGCTTCCTCACTTACAAAAGAAGATAAAATTATTGCAAACCCTAACTGTTCTACGATTCAAATGGTACTCACCATGTCTCCGCTTCATAAAGAGTACGGCATTAAAAGATTAGTTATTTCTACGTATCAATCTATAACTGGTACTGGCGTTAAGGCAGTACAGCAGCTAGAAAATGAGTATACGGGAACAAAAGGAGAGATGGCTTACCCATATCCTATACACCGTAACGCGATACCAGCTTGTGATGTCTTTGAGGACAATGGATATACTAAAGAGGAACTAAAACTGGTGAATGAAACGCAGAAGATTCTTGGTGACCGATCGATTGCTGTAACTGCCACAGCAGTGCGTATTCCAGTTGTAGGAGGACATAGTGAGTCTGTAAATGTAGAACTACACAAAGAATTTGAAGAGAAAGATATCCGTAAACTATTGAATGAAACACCAGGTGTAACGGTTCAAGATAATCCAGATACAAATACTTACCCAATGCCAATTTATGCAGAAGGAAAAAATGATGTATTTGTAGGTCGTATACGTCGCGATTACTCTCAAGAAAATACTCTTAATATGTGGATTGTTTCTGACAACCTACGTAAAGGAGCGGCGACTAACGCTGTCCAAATAGGTGAGTACTTGATTGAGAACGGTTTGGTATAG
- a CDS encoding prolyl oligopeptidase family serine peptidase codes for MKKLLLLAMATTALISCENEEKNSRKDIAVTYTETKKVDTVDTYFGTEVKDPYRWLEDDRSEETMDWVKRQNVTTQDYLKNIPFREELKDRLSKLWNYEKVGSPFKEGNYTYFAKNDGLQNQYVIYRYKTGDSPDTAEVFLDPNTFAEDGTTSLGGINYSKDGSILAYSISEGGSDWRKILVMDTEKKEIIEDTLTDVKFSGMSWYKNEGFYYSSYDKPKGSELSAKTDQHKLYYHKLGTPQSSDKLIFGGTDAQKHRYIGGSVTEDNKYLFVSARNSTSGGKLFMKDLTKPTSDFVTILDHEDSDTYVIDNVGSKLYMVTNLNAPNQKIVTVDASNPSSENWVDFIPETENVLSPNTGGGYFFTEYMIDAVSQVRQYDYDGKLIREIELPGVGSVGSFGGKREDKEAYYSFSNYKTPLSIYKFDYESGESTMFIKPEIDFNPDNFESKQVFYNSKDGTKIPMIITYKKGTVMDGKNPTILYAYGGFNVSLTPGFSIANAVWMEQGGIYAVPNLRGGGEYGKKWHDAGTKMQKQNVFDDFIAAAEYLVDSKYTSKEFLAIRGGSNGGLLVGATMTQRPDLMQVALPAVGVMDMLRYHTFTAGAGWSYDYGTAEDSKEMFDYLKGYSPVHNVKADTSYPATLVTTGDHDDRVVPAHSFKFAAELQEKQAGNAPVLIRIETDAGHGAGTPVSKTIEQYADIFGFTIWDLMFFQKMKEKQ; via the coding sequence ATGAAAAAACTACTTTTGCTAGCTATGGCAACAACCGCATTAATTTCTTGTGAGAATGAAGAGAAAAACTCTAGAAAAGATATTGCTGTAACCTACACAGAGACTAAAAAGGTTGATACAGTTGATACTTATTTTGGTACAGAGGTTAAAGATCCCTATCGCTGGTTAGAAGATGATCGTAGTGAAGAAACGATGGATTGGGTAAAGCGTCAGAATGTAACCACCCAAGATTACTTAAAAAATATACCTTTTCGTGAGGAGTTAAAAGATAGACTTTCAAAATTATGGAACTACGAAAAAGTAGGGTCACCTTTTAAAGAAGGAAACTATACTTACTTTGCAAAAAATGACGGATTACAAAACCAATATGTAATCTATCGCTATAAAACTGGTGATAGCCCAGATACGGCTGAGGTTTTTCTGGATCCAAATACCTTTGCAGAAGATGGAACAACTTCTTTGGGTGGTATAAACTATTCAAAGGACGGTAGTATACTCGCGTATTCAATTTCTGAAGGAGGAAGTGACTGGAGAAAAATTCTGGTGATGGACACAGAGAAAAAAGAAATCATAGAAGACACACTTACAGATGTAAAGTTTTCTGGGATGTCTTGGTACAAAAATGAAGGGTTTTATTACTCTAGTTATGATAAGCCAAAAGGTAGTGAGCTCTCTGCAAAAACAGATCAACATAAACTCTACTATCATAAATTAGGCACACCACAATCTTCAGATAAACTCATTTTTGGTGGGACTGATGCGCAAAAGCATCGCTACATTGGAGGTAGTGTGACAGAAGATAATAAGTATCTTTTTGTAAGTGCAAGAAATTCTACTTCTGGAGGGAAGTTATTTATGAAAGATCTTACAAAACCAACTAGTGATTTTGTCACAATTCTTGATCACGAAGATTCCGATACTTACGTGATAGACAACGTGGGCAGCAAGCTCTATATGGTCACTAATTTAAATGCACCAAACCAGAAAATTGTAACTGTAGATGCTAGCAACCCTTCCTCAGAAAACTGGGTAGATTTCATCCCAGAAACAGAAAATGTATTAAGTCCAAATACAGGTGGAGGTTACTTTTTTACAGAGTATATGATAGATGCCGTGTCTCAAGTGAGACAGTACGACTACGATGGGAAATTAATAAGAGAAATTGAATTGCCGGGTGTAGGAAGTGTAGGTAGTTTCGGCGGAAAGCGAGAAGATAAGGAGGCCTACTATAGTTTTTCGAACTATAAAACGCCATTAAGTATTTATAAATTCGATTATGAAAGTGGAGAGTCTACAATGTTTATTAAGCCAGAAATAGACTTTAATCCAGATAATTTTGAAAGTAAACAGGTGTTTTACAATTCAAAAGATGGTACAAAAATCCCTATGATTATCACCTATAAAAAAGGAACCGTAATGGATGGCAAGAATCCAACAATTCTTTATGCCTACGGTGGTTTTAATGTAAGTCTTACACCAGGATTTAGCATTGCAAATGCAGTGTGGATGGAGCAAGGTGGTATTTATGCCGTACCTAATTTACGTGGAGGTGGCGAGTACGGAAAAAAATGGCATGATGCAGGTACAAAAATGCAAAAGCAAAATGTGTTTGATGATTTTATTGCAGCTGCAGAATATCTTGTAGACAGCAAATACACTTCAAAAGAATTTCTAGCCATACGAGGAGGATCAAATGGAGGTCTTCTTGTGGGAGCAACCATGACGCAACGACCTGATTTAATGCAAGTAGCATTACCTGCTGTTGGAGTGATGGATATGTTGCGCTACCACACTTTTACTGCTGGTGCAGGATGGTCTTATGATTATGGAACAGCAGAGGATAGCAAAGAAATGTTTGACTATCTTAAAGGGTACTCACCAGTGCATAATGTAAAAGCAGATACTTCTTACCCAGCAACACTAGTAACTACTGGAGATCATGATGACAGGGTTGTACCAGCTCACTCATTTAAATTTGCTGCAGAGTTACAAGAAAAACAAGCAGGAAATGCGCCAGTTTTGATTCGGATTGAAACGGATGCTGGTCACGGTGCTGGAACTCCAGTTTCAAAAACAATTGAGCAATATGCAGATATCTTTGGCTTTACAATATGGGATTTGATGTTCTTCCAGAAAATGAAGGAGAAACAGTAA
- a CDS encoding NAD(P)H-dependent glycerol-3-phosphate dehydrogenase yields the protein MDNPTFGVIGGGSWATAIVKMLCENLDKVGWYMRSNYATEHIKRELHNPSYLSSVEFKPEQLLLSNDINEIVNYADILIFAVPSAFIGSELENLTESLDNKIIISAIKGIMPESGKLVGNHFHDVYNIPFENIGVIAGPCHAEEVALERLSYLTIACAKEKNAKIVAKHLSSDHIKCTTSDDIVGIEYAATLKNIYSIAAGIAHGLGYGDNFQAVLMSNAIREIDRYVKRAHKMKRNINNSAYLGDLLVTGYSVFSRNRMFGNMIGKGYTVKSAQMEMSMIAEGYYAAKSCLVLNKKREKKAKIPIIEAIHSILYEGKEPKKVFKKLTEKLN from the coding sequence ATGGATAATCCTACATTTGGAGTTATAGGAGGTGGTAGTTGGGCAACAGCAATAGTTAAAATGCTTTGTGAAAATTTAGATAAGGTGGGCTGGTATATGCGTAGTAATTATGCGACAGAACACATCAAACGAGAATTACACAACCCTAGCTATTTAAGCTCTGTAGAATTTAAGCCTGAGCAGCTTCTTTTAAGTAATGATATTAATGAAATTGTGAACTATGCAGATATTTTGATATTTGCTGTGCCCTCTGCATTTATAGGTAGTGAGCTAGAAAATCTAACCGAATCTCTAGATAATAAGATTATAATTTCTGCGATTAAAGGAATTATGCCTGAGAGTGGAAAACTTGTGGGGAACCATTTTCACGATGTTTATAATATACCTTTTGAAAATATAGGAGTAATAGCTGGTCCTTGTCACGCAGAAGAAGTGGCCTTAGAGCGTTTATCCTATTTGACCATCGCTTGTGCAAAAGAGAAGAATGCAAAAATAGTTGCAAAACACCTTTCAAGCGATCATATAAAGTGCACAACGAGTGATGACATTGTAGGTATTGAATATGCAGCTACACTTAAGAATATTTATTCCATCGCCGCGGGTATTGCTCACGGTTTAGGCTATGGCGATAATTTTCAAGCCGTTTTAATGAGTAACGCTATAAGAGAAATAGATCGTTATGTGAAGCGTGCACATAAGATGAAACGTAATATAAATAATTCGGCTTATTTGGGAGATCTCTTAGTAACCGGCTATTCGGTTTTTAGTAGAAACCGAATGTTTGGTAATATGATAGGGAAGGGCTATACAGTTAAAAGTGCTCAAATGGAAATGTCTATGATTGCAGAGGGTTATTATGCTGCAAAAAGCTGTTTGGTGCTCAATAAAAAGCGCGAAAAGAAAGCTAAAATCCCCATCATTGAAGCGATACACAGTATTTTGTACGAGGGGAAAGAACCTAAGAAAGTTTTTAAAAAGCTAACCGAGAAGTTGAACTAA
- the pheS gene encoding phenylalanine--tRNA ligase subunit alpha: MLDKIKEHIENVKAFSADTLEEVEAFRIKYSGKKGLVNDFMADFRNVPNEMKKEYGQVINKLKTEALEKVNALKDALEASNETSSEQDFTRPGEPIELGARHPISIVKNQIIDIFSRIGFNVSEGPEIEDDWHNFTALNLPEYHPARDMQDTFFIQTNPDVLLRTHTSSVQVRYMENNKPPIRTISPGRVYRNEAISGRSHCFFHQVEGLYIDKDVSFADLKQTLQHFTTEMFGKSKIRLRPSYFPFTEPSAEVDVYWGLETETDYKMTKGTGWLEIMGCGMVDPNVLDNCGIDSKEYSGFAFGMGIDRIALLLHQISDIRMLSENDLRFLEQFKSAF; this comes from the coding sequence ATGTTAGATAAAATCAAAGAGCATATTGAGAATGTAAAAGCCTTTAGTGCCGATACATTAGAGGAAGTAGAAGCATTCAGAATTAAATATTCTGGTAAGAAAGGTCTTGTAAATGATTTTATGGCAGATTTTCGTAATGTGCCTAACGAGATGAAAAAGGAATACGGGCAGGTTATTAATAAGCTTAAAACAGAAGCATTAGAAAAAGTTAATGCACTTAAAGACGCTCTAGAGGCTTCTAACGAGACTTCTTCTGAACAAGATTTTACGAGACCAGGAGAGCCTATAGAACTAGGAGCTCGTCACCCTATTTCCATTGTAAAGAATCAAATAATAGATATATTTTCTCGCATAGGTTTCAACGTATCAGAAGGACCAGAGATTGAAGATGACTGGCATAATTTTACAGCATTAAATCTTCCGGAATATCACCCGGCTAGGGATATGCAGGACACTTTTTTTATTCAAACCAACCCAGATGTGCTGCTACGCACCCATACCTCATCGGTACAAGTGCGTTATATGGAAAATAACAAACCACCTATACGTACGATTTCACCAGGTAGAGTGTACCGTAATGAAGCGATAAGTGGTCGCTCGCATTGCTTTTTTCATCAAGTGGAGGGTCTTTATATAGATAAAGATGTATCGTTTGCAGATTTAAAGCAAACATTACAACATTTTACTACAGAAATGTTCGGAAAAAGCAAAATACGCCTACGTCCATCATATTTTCCTTTTACAGAACCTAGCGCAGAAGTTGATGTGTATTGGGGTCTTGAAACGGAGACAGACTATAAGATGACTAAGGGCACCGGATGGCTCGAGATTATGGGTTGTGGTATGGTAGATCCTAATGTTCTTGATAACTGTGGTATTGACTCTAAAGAATACAGTGGATTTGCTTTTGGGATGGGTATAGATCGTATCGCTTTATTGTTACATCAGATTTCTGATATCAGAATGTTGAGTGAGAATGACCTTAGGTTTTTAGAACAATTTAAAAGTGCTTTTTAA
- a CDS encoding CvpA family protein: protein MNTIDIIFGIILILGAVQGLRKGLFVELASLIGLIAGIYGAIHFSYYVGDWLVEKTSWSEQVIKLTAFAITFIIIVLAVSLAGKLLTKVASFAMLGIVNKVAGAIFSVIKFAFLLSVVLMFVDAADRQISIIGEDNKEGSILYPIVQPIAPAMLPSILKKAKDENIYNPDKEKESPDNDDSKI, encoded by the coding sequence ATGAATACTATAGATATTATTTTTGGAATCATATTGATTCTTGGGGCTGTTCAAGGTCTTCGTAAAGGGCTGTTTGTTGAACTAGCCTCTCTTATTGGTTTGATTGCCGGAATTTATGGAGCCATACATTTCTCTTATTATGTCGGCGATTGGTTAGTAGAAAAAACCTCTTGGAGTGAGCAGGTCATTAAATTAACTGCATTTGCTATCACATTCATCATAATCGTACTTGCTGTTTCACTAGCCGGAAAACTACTTACGAAGGTAGCAAGCTTCGCTATGTTAGGTATTGTGAATAAAGTTGCAGGAGCAATTTTTTCTGTAATTAAATTTGCGTTCTTGCTTAGTGTTGTACTCATGTTTGTTGATGCGGCAGATAGACAAATAAGCATTATTGGAGAAGATAACAAAGAAGGGTCTATACTTTACCCAATTGTTCAGCCTATTGCACCAGCGATGTTACCATCTATTCTTAAAAAGGCAAAAGATGAGAATATTTACAACCCAGATAAAGAAAAAGAGTCACCAGATAATGATGACTCTAAAATATAA
- a CDS encoding SulP family inorganic anion transporter has product MKNFFKHLKGDVFGGITAGIVALPLALAFGVSSGLGPSAGLYGAIFIGFFAALFGGTDTQISGPTAPMTAVSMVVIAGIIAANDGDVEKALPAILTVFLLAGIFQIILGVAGIGKYIKYIPYPVISGFMTAIGIMILVTQILPAVGYYPNDDTEYVQSFVPEAQEILLEKILEEEAGEGLLVLEDFEETIKQAKLTKVEDVNTEAVVLAKAASSGVVGTFKVIGRALNNIDWIELALALATILIIYGFKHITTAVPSTLVALLVVSLIAYFAPFEYRAIQEIPSGFPELNLGIITDFNFDLISPYILTALSLSFLGAIDSLLTSVIADNMTKTNHKPNKELIGQGIGNSIASIFGGLPGAGATIRTVVNINSGGKTKLSGMIAAVLLLVVLLALGPIASQIPAAVLAGILITVGFGVMDYKGLKAIPNLPKDIRKGPIKLSSEVIIMFTVMILAVVWDLVAAVGIGLILACLMFMKKMGDFTARQSRVVDLRSINSLNKKWKDEGNFPERLKEEIFIKHLSGPLFFGYTSEFSALSKQIPATATDVILRMGRVPYIDQSGVYAIEDTVLQLKQAGVDLHIVGLKEQPKYMLDRIGIIPNLIPESEVYATFEECIASLRNKVEDVA; this is encoded by the coding sequence ATGAAAAATTTCTTTAAGCACTTAAAAGGTGATGTATTTGGCGGAATTACTGCTGGAATTGTAGCCCTTCCTCTAGCATTAGCCTTTGGGGTGTCATCTGGTCTTGGGCCTAGCGCTGGTCTATACGGAGCTATTTTTATAGGCTTTTTTGCAGCACTTTTTGGCGGTACTGACACTCAAATTTCTGGTCCTACTGCACCTATGACTGCTGTAAGTATGGTGGTAATTGCTGGTATTATAGCTGCAAATGACGGTGATGTAGAAAAAGCCTTACCCGCTATACTAACTGTGTTCTTGCTGGCAGGTATTTTTCAAATAATCCTAGGAGTAGCAGGAATAGGAAAGTATATAAAATATATCCCTTACCCCGTTATTTCCGGTTTTATGACTGCCATAGGAATCATGATATTAGTCACACAAATTCTTCCAGCAGTTGGCTATTATCCAAACGATGATACAGAATATGTTCAAAGCTTCGTACCCGAAGCACAAGAAATACTTTTAGAAAAAATTTTAGAAGAAGAAGCTGGAGAAGGATTGCTAGTGCTTGAGGATTTTGAAGAAACCATTAAGCAAGCAAAATTAACGAAGGTTGAAGATGTTAACACAGAAGCTGTTGTACTTGCAAAGGCGGCCTCATCTGGTGTAGTGGGAACATTTAAAGTGATAGGCAGAGCATTAAATAATATAGATTGGATTGAGCTTGCGCTGGCACTAGCAACTATACTTATCATTTATGGTTTTAAACACATTACTACGGCAGTCCCAAGTACACTTGTTGCACTCTTAGTAGTTTCACTAATAGCCTATTTTGCTCCATTTGAATATCGTGCTATTCAAGAAATCCCAAGTGGGTTTCCAGAATTAAATCTGGGCATTATAACAGATTTTAATTTTGATTTAATATCTCCTTATATTCTCACAGCTCTATCGCTCTCCTTCTTAGGAGCCATTGATTCTCTACTCACCTCTGTGATTGCAGATAACATGACAAAGACTAATCATAAACCAAATAAAGAATTGATAGGCCAAGGTATAGGCAACTCAATAGCTTCTATTTTTGGAGGTTTACCAGGAGCCGGTGCAACAATTCGTACGGTTGTAAATATAAACTCAGGAGGGAAAACAAAACTCTCTGGAATGATTGCCGCAGTTTTATTATTAGTTGTGCTTCTAGCCTTAGGCCCCATTGCTTCACAAATTCCTGCTGCTGTACTAGCGGGTATACTCATAACTGTAGGTTTTGGAGTGATGGATTACAAAGGACTTAAGGCAATCCCTAACCTTCCAAAAGATATTCGTAAAGGACCTATAAAACTTAGCTCTGAAGTTATTATTATGTTTACCGTAATGATTCTTGCTGTGGTTTGGGACCTTGTTGCTGCTGTAGGAATAGGGCTTATATTAGCTTGTCTCATGTTTATGAAAAAGATGGGTGATTTTACTGCGCGACAATCCCGAGTGGTAGACTTGAGAAGCATCAATTCTTTAAATAAGAAATGGAAAGATGAAGGCAATTTTCCAGAAAGGTTAAAAGAAGAGATATTTATTAAGCACCTTAGCGGGCCATTATTCTTTGGGTATACAAGCGAGTTCTCTGCACTATCAAAACAAATTCCAGCCACAGCTACAGACGTAATATTACGTATGGGTAGGGTGCCCTATATAGATCAATCTGGTGTTTATGCGATTGAAGATACCGTGCTTCAACTTAAGCAAGCTGGGGTTGACCTTCATATCGTCGGATTAAAGGAACAACCAAAATATATGCTAGACCGTATTGGTATTATCCCTAATCTCATTCCGGAATCTGAAGTGTATGCAACTTTTGAAGAATGCATTGCTTCCCTTAGAAACAAAGTAGAGGATGTAGCTTAA
- a CDS encoding carbonic anhydrase family protein produces the protein MKTFNKESQDATTPMDALNLLKEGNKRFVSAKAADRDLLNQIKDTTGGQWPHTVVLSCIDSRVPAEIVFDQGIGDIFSARVAGNIVNEDVLGSIEYGCKVAGSKLVVVLGHTMCGAVKGACDDVKLGNITALLSKIRPAVHAVSEPKESENRTSANKTFVNDVVTKNVHLTIDKMRDDSPLLKEMEQNGDIKIVGAVYDISNGAVDFL, from the coding sequence ATGAAAACATTTAATAAAGAATCACAAGATGCAACCACACCCATGGATGCATTAAATTTATTGAAAGAAGGTAATAAAAGATTTGTATCAGCAAAAGCTGCAGATAGAGATCTACTTAACCAAATTAAAGACACAACAGGTGGTCAATGGCCGCATACTGTTGTTTTAAGCTGTATCGACTCTCGTGTGCCTGCAGAAATTGTTTTTGATCAAGGTATTGGAGATATTTTTAGCGCAAGAGTTGCTGGAAATATCGTTAATGAAGATGTATTAGGAAGTATTGAATATGGTTGTAAAGTTGCAGGCTCAAAACTCGTAGTAGTATTAGGCCATACCATGTGTGGAGCCGTAAAAGGTGCTTGCGATGATGTAAAACTTGGTAACATCACTGCTCTACTATCAAAAATAAGACCTGCTGTTCATGCGGTGAGTGAGCCTAAAGAATCTGAAAACAGAACAAGCGCAAATAAAACATTTGTTAATGATGTGGTGACAAAGAATGTGCATTTAACAATTGATAAAATGCGTGATGATAGTCCGCTTCTAAAAGAGATGGAACAAAATGGTGATATCAAAATTGTAGGTGCCGTATATGACATTTCAAATGGTGCGGTTGACTTCCTATAA
- a CDS encoding SulP family inorganic anion transporter, producing MFKYLKNDLPASVVVFFVALPLCLGIALASGAPLFSGLIAGIVGGIIVGLLSGSSVGVSGPAAGLAAIVLVAIDQLGFKIFLSAVVIGGIIQVLFGVARLGIIGYYFPSSVIRGMLTGIGIIIILKQIPHFLGDDDDPEGDFAFFQVDGENTFSEILNAIGDPSIGPTIIGLISLAILILWSSVLSKKGRFFELVQGPLVAVVVGIVYYIVTKGTEFGISTEHLVSLSEDRDTTGLLTQFVTPDFSQAFTPPVLITAFTIALVASLETLLCVEATDKLDPEKRVTPTNRELLAQGTGNIVSGFIGGLPITQVIVRSSANIQSGGKTKAAAVLHGFLLILSVAAIPFLLQKIPLSVLAAVLFIVGYKLAKPSTFKAMWDAGWQQFLPFIVTVVGIVFTDLLIGLALGLGVGIVIVLFRSYKNSHFLHKENEDPTDGKMKMTLAEEVTFFNKGAILKELDALPENSYLELDVRKTRYLDNDIIEILDDFAFKAKQRNIDIKLISERGVIENPESYIEFFKLRPKKSKKIKN from the coding sequence ATGTTTAAATATTTAAAAAACGACCTTCCGGCATCGGTTGTCGTATTTTTCGTCGCTTTACCCTTATGTTTAGGAATTGCATTAGCCAGTGGCGCACCTCTTTTTTCTGGCCTCATTGCGGGTATAGTAGGAGGTATAATCGTGGGCTTACTTAGTGGTTCTTCGGTAGGAGTAAGTGGTCCAGCTGCTGGACTTGCTGCAATAGTTCTAGTTGCCATCGATCAATTAGGCTTCAAAATTTTCTTATCTGCTGTAGTTATAGGTGGGATTATTCAGGTTTTATTTGGTGTGGCACGATTAGGGATTATTGGGTATTACTTCCCGAGTTCTGTAATCCGTGGTATGCTTACAGGAATAGGAATAATAATTATTCTAAAACAAATTCCTCACTTTTTAGGGGATGATGATGATCCAGAAGGGGATTTTGCCTTTTTTCAAGTAGATGGTGAGAATACATTTTCAGAAATCTTGAATGCCATCGGGGATCCGAGTATTGGACCCACAATAATTGGGTTGATATCACTTGCTATATTAATACTTTGGAGTAGTGTTTTATCAAAAAAAGGAAGATTCTTTGAGCTTGTACAAGGTCCATTAGTTGCTGTCGTTGTAGGAATTGTATACTACATTGTTACAAAGGGAACAGAATTTGGAATATCAACAGAGCACCTAGTGTCTCTTAGCGAGGATAGAGATACAACAGGTCTATTAACCCAATTTGTAACTCCAGATTTTAGTCAGGCATTTACACCTCCTGTACTTATTACAGCTTTTACAATTGCACTAGTAGCAAGTTTAGAAACACTTTTGTGTGTAGAGGCTACAGACAAGCTCGATCCAGAAAAAAGAGTAACTCCAACTAATCGTGAGCTACTTGCTCAAGGAACTGGAAATATAGTTTCTGGATTTATTGGAGGTTTACCTATAACACAGGTTATCGTAAGGTCATCTGCAAATATTCAGTCTGGCGGTAAAACAAAAGCAGCAGCAGTACTTCATGGCTTTTTACTTATACTTTCTGTGGCTGCAATTCCGTTTTTGCTACAAAAGATTCCATTATCAGTTCTTGCTGCAGTACTATTTATTGTTGGTTATAAACTTGCAAAACCTTCTACTTTTAAGGCGATGTGGGATGCAGGGTGGCAACAGTTTTTGCCGTTTATTGTTACGGTAGTAGGAATTGTGTTTACAGACTTACTTATTGGACTTGCTTTGGGACTGGGAGTAGGAATTGTCATTGTGCTATTCCGTAGTTATAAAAACTCTCATTTCCTACACAAAGAAAATGAAGATCCTACAGACGGTAAAATGAAAATGACACTTGCAGAAGAGGTTACTTTCTTCAACAAAGGGGCCATTTTAAAAGAACTCGATGCGCTTCCAGAAAATTCATACCTTGAACTGGATGTTAGAAAAACGAGATATCTAGATAATGATATCATTGAGATATTAGATGATTTTGCTTTCAAAGCAAAACAGCGAAACATTGATATCAAGCTTATATCTGAGAGAGGTGTCATAGAAAACCCTGAAAGTTATATAGAGTTTTTTAAGCTAAGACCTAAAAAGTCTAAAAAAATAAAAAATTAA
- a CDS encoding tetratricopeptide repeat protein, which translates to MKAFKEKSSIQQIITILILVSTASLYAQAPSQIFEMGNAHYAEGRYQEAIDTYRKILDSDLESAGLYYNLANAHYKLNNVAPSIYYYEKAKLLDPTDNEINNNAQFAQKMKIDGITPLPESIFKKWHSSILNFLTIDGWAYTTVFFVFLFVVLFVSYYFVSQSATKRILFLSFTVSLIIAGISLMFAYNAFAKAEKDNPAIVFAIESQVKSEPNLRSTDAFTLHEGTKVMILDTVKNWNQIRIADGKTGWIQAADVKKL; encoded by the coding sequence ATGAAAGCATTTAAGGAAAAAAGCAGTATACAACAGATCATCACGATACTCATTCTTGTATCTACAGCATCTCTATATGCTCAAGCTCCCTCTCAAATTTTTGAAATGGGAAATGCACATTATGCAGAGGGAAGATATCAGGAAGCTATAGATACCTATCGTAAAATTTTAGATAGCGATCTAGAGAGTGCAGGTTTATATTACAACTTAGCAAATGCTCATTACAAACTGAATAATGTGGCTCCTAGCATTTATTATTATGAAAAAGCAAAACTACTGGATCCAACAGATAATGAGATAAACAACAATGCACAATTTGCTCAAAAGATGAAAATAGATGGCATTACGCCACTTCCAGAGAGTATCTTTAAAAAATGGCATAGTTCAATTCTAAATTTCTTAACTATCGATGGTTGGGCGTATACCACTGTGTTCTTTGTATTTCTTTTTGTAGTTCTATTTGTAAGTTATTATTTTGTCTCACAAAGCGCTACAAAACGGATTTTATTTCTGAGCTTCACTGTATCTTTAATAATCGCTGGTATAAGTTTAATGTTTGCGTATAACGCTTTCGCGAAAGCAGAAAAAGATAACCCAGCAATTGTTTTTGCCATAGAATCTCAAGTTAAGAGTGAGCCCAACCTTAGGAGTACAGATGCTTTTACGCTGCATGAGGGTACAAAAGTTATGATTCTTGACACCGTAAAAAATTGGAATCAGATACGGATCGCAGATGGTAAAACTGGCTGGATACAAGCGGCCGATGTCAAAAAACTATAA